The following is a genomic window from bacterium.
CCAAATTCAATATTTAATGACCCCTTTTCGATGTTTAACGACCCGATGTTTAATTCGACAGTAGTACCGATAAAGGTTACTTCCTCAAAAGTGACAATTCAGGCAAAGCCATTGCCTGGTGGTAAGGGGAGTGGGGAAGTGTGGGTTGGGAATATTACGGTAACAGCATCGATTCAACCAACGACAATCCCAGTACATCAGTCTGCTACTTTAGTTCTGAACATCAAAGGAAATAGTTCGGTTAAGACATTAAATATGCCAGAGTTAAAACAAGTAAACGGCATTGAGTTTTATCCTCCGCAATCGAAGATTTTCGGCGAAGGCGAGAGTATCCGTCGTGAAATTCGCTATCCATTACTACCTCGGGCACCGGGCAAGTATACTTTGGAGTTTCAACCGATTTCTATTTTTGATCCAGCATCTAAACAGTATCGCAACTTCACTTCCGAAGAATTGACATTAGTGGCAGAAGGTGTGGCAGCAGGATCACAACCATCCGTTTACGTTCCTCAGGAACCACCGACTATTGCTGGTGAAGAACAACTACCGGTTCCAATTAATGAGAACACCGGAAATCCATTATTATTCCATAGTTTAACTTGGATTCTCTCTGGTGGAATAATTGGTATATCTCTATTAGCAAAGTTAATCCTGTTGTTACGTAACCGTGGTAGTGTACAAGAGCGAGGGAAGTTAAAAAAGATTCGATTGCAACTAATTGAAACTATTCGTAATTATGGCGAATCTTCTAAAACTACTTCTGAGGATATAGAACGTATTCTTGGAAATTACCTTGGAATACGTTATGGGAATCCAAATTTTCACTTTGCCCATCCCGATCAATTAGAATCAGTTAAAGAACCGTCAGCAGCAACATGGATGGCACTTTGGCAAGAGCTACGAGAATTGCGATATCAACCATCCCAACTGATAGAGCAGTTACGTGCTGATTGGAAGGATCGAACAATTCAGCTGTTAAAAGGGAGTGAGTTATGAAATTCTCCCTCTTACGATTTATATTTGTAACACTTTTCCTAGTTGGATTCTTTGATTTTGCGGATGCAAGTTCCAATTTTGGAAAAGCGAAAGAGTTACTCGTCAAAAAACAACCGGTTGCAGCGATCCGATTGTTGCACCCAGCTATCTCCTCGAATCAAGCGACTCCCGGCGAATGGCAATTAGCAGCTATTGCCTATTGGAATGCCTATGGGGGTGACTCATTAGCATATGCCTTACGAACTGCAACGATTGCCCATCGACTTTCCCCGAATTCTGAGACCAGACAGCTACTGAATTGGCTACGACAAAAAGTGTCGAATCGAATTGATGGTATACCAAAAATAGCTTTATTCCGCATTCTAAACACTACTTTTTTACAGGTCCCGGCTTTGCTTTTGTAGCTGTTAGGTGCAGTCGGTTCAATCGTAATCGGAGTCAGGATTCTCTTAGTAAGAGTCGAACCAACCGGATTCATCGTAGTTCTAAGTAAGAAGTATTTATTTGTGTTGGGATGCGCTTTCCTAACAATCAGCATAGCATTATCGATTTGGCAACACTATTCGATTACTACGCCGGTTGCTTTTGTAACACAAAACGGTGTGACTGTTCTGCAACAACCCGATCTTGGTGCCAAAGAAGTAACGACGCTATCGATTGGCACCGAAGTAAAACCACTCAGCGAATTCAGTCGTTGGCAGGAAGTTCAACTGCCCGATGGTCGTAAAGGCTGGGTGCAGGGTGCAACCTTATTACATGTTGTTTTGTAAAATGTTACGGAGTTCAGTGTGTTTTCTTTTTGATTTGCATGTCGCATAAGAAATAATCTTGATTCCAAAGCTATTTGACATACTAAAGTATAGCGTTTGGAGTAGATTCAAAGAACCTACCGAATAGTGCGCGACACTAAGCTACCGAAAACCCACAAATCACAAACTTTTGCAAATTCGTAAGTAGTTGTTATTTAGTATGTTTTTTGCCTACTTGAAATATGAACAGTTTACTAAAGAAAGAAGAAGTGAGGTATCACGTTGCCAACAGGTACCCCGCTGAATGCTTTGTACGTTGATCGCGCTATGTGTGTGCGAGGCACCCGCGCGACGTAGTCGCATTCATCGACCCATTGACAACCTAATCCCGTACAATGTCACAGGCACCATTTTGGACACTTTTCTCGAAGTAACCCATAACGGCGCGATTCTCTAACTTGGCAAACAGTTCACTAAGGTTTCGGGCAAGTACTACGTAACACCAATTCTTTCTACTAGGTAGAAGGATTTGAATACCGGTCTGAAGACCGGAGGCTTTGAAACGAACGTTGCACGGTAAAGTGTGGTATAGTTCCACGACCAATCGCCGAACCGTATGTTCGGTTATGCTGCGAGGCACCTAATCCTCCGTAAAGTATGTTATACAGATTTGTAGGTGTTTGCAACCAATGTCGCATAAGGAATATTATGTATAGTTATTATTTAGTGTGACAATATTGCACTATCTGACTGCTTTTATTGCTTGAATCTCACGTTCTATCCGTTCAGCTTCTTCCAATCTTCCATCATTGCGATACAACTCAACTTGCGATTCCATTACGCGTATTAGTTTTATATCGTTCGGACCGTTCTTTAGTAACTCCACAGCTTGTTCCATCGTCTGATAAGCTTCGTCATTGTTGCCCAAAGCATGAACTACTTCCGCTAAACCAGCCATCACAACGGCTTGCATGCGAATATTACCACTGGCTTGTATGATTGACAATGCTTCGTGCAGCATGTGATAAGCCTTTTCGAGTTCTCCTTTTCGGGTATATGATCCTGCCATTGCTCGCAAAACCAAACTCTCATTGCGCCGCTCACCGATGTTTCGACAAAATTCGAGAGCGAGTCCCAAATACTCCAAAGCAGTATCATCATCATTTCGATTCTGATAGCAAAAACCAAGATTAGATAGGATACTTGCAACCATGCGGAGATTGTTCTGCTTTTCGAACATTTTCATTGCCGGCAGATAACATTCTACCGCTTTATCATAATTGTGCATCATTTGATGGATGTATCCGTTGCATTCCAGTGCTGTTGCGATGATTGACTCATTGTTTGACAATTCTGCTACTTGAATCGCTTGTTGAACTACAGTAAGTGCTTGATCGAACTTGTATACTTGTTGTAATCCTTTCGCATAGCTGCACAACGACATCGCTTCCCCACTAATATTACCATTCAGTTTTGCCAGTTGAATCGCTTTAGCGATATACTTCTCTCCTTCGACAGGTTGATTCAATTCATAGTAAAATCCAGCGAGATTTGCTAACAGGACAAACTCTTTATTAGAATCAGGTGATGTTTCGTAGATACCTAATGCCGTTTGAAAACATTCATGCGCCTCGTTGCTTCGCCCTTGAACACGATGTAGATTTGCTAAATCAACGAAAATATTGGCAACTCGCCGATGGTCGTTCAACAATTGTGCAATGTTCAGAGCCGCTTGATACTGTAGGAATGCCTGCTCTGGTTCGGAATGAGTTTGCGCATTTCCCAATTCTTCTAAAACGTCGATTTCCATTGTTGGGAGCTCATGCTCGAATGCCATCCTTCGCGCTATTTCTAACAAATGAATCGATTCAGAATATGAGCCACTCATTCGGAGTTTACGTGCTTCGAGTAACATCGATTTCATCGTATCTTCCAACTCAGTTCCACTTGTCGACTGTTTAGAGGATTCTTCGCTCATTATCGCCTTCCGATTGTTTTATTGTTCTACAACATAATAAAAAGGGGTACCCATCGGTACCCCTTACATGACGATTTAACATACTACTTGGTTTGAATTAGAATATCGATCCGGCGGTTTTGTGCTCGACCTTCACGGGTATTGTTATCGGCGATCGGTTGATCTTCACCTCTTCCTACTGAATTGATTCGACTTGCCGGTAACGCTAAGTTTGTTCGAAGATAGCTTGCAACTGCTGCTGCCCGTTGTTCAGAGAGTTCCTTGTTTGTATCATTGTCACCCAAAGCATCGGTATGACCTTCAACTACGAAGGTTGCACTCGAAACTTCCTGAACCGCTTGAACGACCCGATTCAAGAACTTTTGCATAGATTGGTTGACCGTTGCAGTACCTGAGGGAAAACTTATTCCTGTCAAGCGCAAAAGTATTGTTCCCTTTTGCACTACCACTGATTGTGCCTCTTTCGCTGTGAACGCTCCACCGATTCGCTTTGCTTTCTCTTCCAATTGTTGTGCGCGTTTGAGTGCTTCCGATTCCTTCTCGACAACACCAAGTTTGCCTTCCAACTCTGCGACCCGTAACTGTGCTTGTGCCAATTCCTGTTCTAATCGGTTTCTGGTTTGGATATAATTTTGTTCGAGGAAACTATACTGTTGTTCTTTCAAACTCAG
Proteins encoded in this region:
- a CDS encoding BatD family protein translates to PNSIFNDPFSMFNDPMFNSTVVPIKVTSSKVTIQAKPLPGGKGSGEVWVGNITVTASIQPTTIPVHQSATLVLNIKGNSSVKTLNMPELKQVNGIEFYPPQSKIFGEGESIRREIRYPLLPRAPGKYTLEFQPISIFDPASKQYRNFTSEELTLVAEGVAAGSQPSVYVPQEPPTIAGEEQLPVPINENTGNPLLFHSLTWILSGGIIGISLLAKLILLLRNRGSVQERGKLKKIRLQLIETIRNYGESSKTTSEDIERILGNYLGIRYGNPNFHFAHPDQLESVKEPSAATWMALWQELRELRYQPSQLIEQLRADWKDRTIQLLKGSEL
- a CDS encoding SH3 domain-containing protein, which encodes MLGCAFLTISIALSIWQHYSITTPVAFVTQNGVTVLQQPDLGAKEVTTLSIGTEVKPLSEFSRWQEVQLPDGRKGWVQGATLLHVVL
- a CDS encoding tetratricopeptide repeat protein; its protein translation is MSEESSKQSTSGTELEDTMKSMLLEARKLRMSGSYSESIHLLEIARRMAFEHELPTMEIDVLEELGNAQTHSEPEQAFLQYQAALNIAQLLNDHRRVANIFVDLANLHRVQGRSNEAHECFQTALGIYETSPDSNKEFVLLANLAGFYYELNQPVEGEKYIAKAIQLAKLNGNISGEAMSLCSYAKGLQQVYKFDQALTVVQQAIQVAELSNNESIIATALECNGYIHQMMHNYDKAVECYLPAMKMFEKQNNLRMVASILSNLGFCYQNRNDDDTALEYLGLALEFCRNIGERRNESLVLRAMAGSYTRKGELEKAYHMLHEALSIIQASGNIRMQAVVMAGLAEVVHALGNNDEAYQTMEQAVELLKNGPNDIKLIRVMESQVELYRNDGRLEEAERIEREIQAIKAVR